One window of the Zea mays cultivar B73 chromosome 3, Zm-B73-REFERENCE-NAM-5.0, whole genome shotgun sequence genome contains the following:
- the LOC100282599 gene encoding pterin-4-alpha-carbinolamine dehydratase, with protein sequence MIRTATVRARLLLSRSYVAQAQAASRWPLVRWKASHLGSVRSFYQMDITRQYKNKSLTARGCHSSPESQELAMKSCVPCNSKDLGPMSEDSAKKLLEQVNGWELITEGGVLKLHRTWKVKNFVKGLEFFQLVAAIAEEEGHHPDLHLVGWNNVKIDVWTHSVRGLTSNDFILAAKINHLTLDGIIRKKAK encoded by the exons ATGATCCGGACCGCAACGGTGCGAGCGCGTCTCCTCCTATCGCGCTCCTACGTAGCACAG GCACAGGCAGCTTCTCGCTGGCCTCTCGTCCGCTGGAAGGCTTCGCATCTTGGATCTGTACG CTCTTTCTATCAGATGGACATTACAAGGCAATACAAAAATAAAAGTTTGACTGCAAGAGGGTGCCATAGCTCCCCTGAGAGTCAAG AATTAGCAATGAAAAGCTGTGTTCCATGCAACTCTAAGGATTTAGGTCCCATGTCAGAAGATTCTGCTAAAAAGTTGCTTGAACAG GTGAATGGTTGGGAACTGATCACTGAAGGTGGTGTTCTGAAATTACATAGAACATGGAAGGTGAAGAACTTTGTTAAAGGACTTGAGTTCTTTCAGCTTGTTGCTGCTATTGCTGAGGAAGAAG GTCACCATCCAGATCTTCATCTTGTTGGTTGGAATAATGTGAAAATTGATGTTTGGACTCATTCTGTCA GAGGTTTAACAAGTAATGATTTCATCCTTGCTGCGAAGATCAATCATCTCACTTTAGACGGCATTATAAGGAAGAAAGCTAAATAG
- the LOC100282599 gene encoding pterin-4-alpha-carbinolamine dehydratase isoform X1: MSSPKLQKSLPCLSSLFSGATQNVLRFPSPDPARGGQELPMIRTATVRARLLLSRSYVAQAQAASRWPLVRWKASHLGSVRSFYQMDITRQYKNKSLTARGCHSSPESQELAMKSCVPCNSKDLGPMSEDSAKKLLEQVNGWELITEGGVLKLHRTWKVKNFVKGLEFFQLVAAIAEEEGHHPDLHLVGWNNVKIDVWTHSVTMEKPNVEDTSP; this comes from the exons aTGTCGAGTCCAAAATTGCAAAAATCTCTGCCGTGCCTCTCGTCTCTCTTCTCAGGCGCCACGCAAAACGTTCTCCGTTTTCCCTCTCCGGATCCGGCCCGCGGGGGCCAGGAGCTACCGATGATCCGGACCGCAACGGTGCGAGCGCGTCTCCTCCTATCGCGCTCCTACGTAGCACAG GCACAGGCAGCTTCTCGCTGGCCTCTCGTCCGCTGGAAGGCTTCGCATCTTGGATCTGTACG CTCTTTCTATCAGATGGACATTACAAGGCAATACAAAAATAAAAGTTTGACTGCAAGAGGGTGCCATAGCTCCCCTGAGAGTCAAG AATTAGCAATGAAAAGCTGTGTTCCATGCAACTCTAAGGATTTAGGTCCCATGTCAGAAGATTCTGCTAAAAAGTTGCTTGAACAG GTGAATGGTTGGGAACTGATCACTGAAGGTGGTGTTCTGAAATTACATAGAACATGGAAGGTGAAGAACTTTGTTAAAGGACTTGAGTTCTTTCAGCTTGTTGCTGCTATTGCTGAGGAAGAAG GTCACCATCCAGATCTTCATCTTGTTGGTTGGAATAATGTGAAAATTGATGTTTGGACTCATTCTGTCA CGATGGAGAAGCCAAATGTTGAGGACACCTCGCCCTGA